From the Vicia villosa cultivar HV-30 ecotype Madison, WI unplaced genomic scaffold, Vvil1.0 ctg.000756F_1_1, whole genome shotgun sequence genome, one window contains:
- the LOC131630954 gene encoding uncharacterized protein LOC131630954: MSNKKKIVDYEIAMLTAECNVIIQNNMPPKLKDPGIFSIPCVIRNFVIDKSLCDSRASVSLMPLSICEKLKLGELRPTKMSLQLADRSVKFPVGMLENVPVCIGKFYIPTDIIITDIMEYSNIPIILGSPFLATAGAIIDVKK; the protein is encoded by the coding sequence ATGTCTAATAAGAAAAAGATCGTAGATTATGAAATTGCTATGCTAACCGCTGAGTGTAATGTTATaatccaaaacaacatgcctcctaAACTAAAAGACCCTGGTATTTTTTCCATACCATGTGTAATTAGAAATTTTGTCATAGACAAATCCCTATGTGATTCAAGAGCAAGTGTTAGTTTAATGCCCTTATCCATTTGCGAAAAACTCAAACTAGGTGAACTAAGACCAACAAAAATGTCTTTGCAACTAGCTGACCGTTCCGTTAAGTTTCCCGTAGGTATGCTTGAAAATGTTCCTGTCTGCATAGGAAAATTCTATATTCCTACCGACATCATAATAACGGATATTATGGAATACTCCAACATCCCTATTATTTTAGGTAGTCCATTCTTGGCCACCGCTGGAGCCATTATAGACGTGAAGAAATGA